A genomic stretch from Kiritimatiellia bacterium includes:
- a CDS encoding RNA methyltransferase, protein MQEFHATCIPGTEEVLCDELRELGFASVRLNRGGIPFRGDWRDGWRACLQSRIAQRILVLLRRFPAPDEAALYAGARDMEWSPFLSPRTTLAVSAVCRGSALQNANFAALKVKDAICDRLRDETGARPAISRDDPDVRVQLYLANDKAALYADLAGESLHRRGYRLAAGEAPLRETLAAAILRLAGWDRATPLLDPMCGSGTIAIEAAQWAANMAPGLGRERFGFERWAGFGKEQAAALRELRGQLREAIRPSRPRIIAGDIDAAVLDVAKANARRAGVRLSFRHSSIQDLQPGGEKGLIVTNPPYGVRLAAAPDLVRGVASALTRMHGWRACLLAGSAEYERAMPLRPASKTTLPNGDIDCDFLVYDIP, encoded by the coding sequence ATGCAGGAGTTCCACGCCACCTGTATCCCCGGCACCGAGGAGGTGCTGTGCGACGAATTGCGCGAGCTGGGCTTCGCCAGCGTGCGGCTCAATCGCGGCGGCATCCCCTTCCGCGGGGACTGGCGCGACGGCTGGCGGGCCTGCCTCCAGAGCCGGATTGCCCAGCGGATCCTCGTCCTGCTCCGCCGCTTCCCCGCCCCCGACGAGGCCGCGCTGTACGCCGGCGCGCGCGACATGGAGTGGTCGCCTTTTCTTTCGCCGCGGACCACCCTCGCCGTGTCCGCGGTCTGCCGGGGCAGCGCGCTGCAAAACGCCAATTTCGCCGCGTTGAAGGTCAAGGACGCGATCTGCGACCGGCTCCGGGATGAAACCGGCGCCCGCCCGGCGATCTCCAGGGACGATCCCGACGTGCGCGTGCAGCTCTACCTGGCCAACGACAAGGCCGCCCTGTACGCCGACCTGGCCGGCGAATCCCTGCACCGCCGCGGCTACCGCCTGGCGGCCGGCGAGGCGCCGCTCCGCGAGACCCTCGCGGCGGCGATCCTGCGATTGGCCGGGTGGGATCGGGCGACGCCCCTGCTGGACCCGATGTGCGGATCCGGGACCATCGCGATCGAAGCGGCCCAGTGGGCGGCCAACATGGCGCCGGGCCTGGGCCGCGAGCGCTTCGGCTTCGAGCGCTGGGCCGGCTTCGGCAAAGAACAAGCCGCCGCCCTGCGCGAACTGCGCGGCCAACTCCGCGAAGCGATCCGTCCTTCCCGCCCGCGCATCATCGCCGGCGACATCGACGCCGCGGTCCTGGATGTCGCGAAAGCCAACGCCCGCCGCGCCGGCGTACGCTTGTCGTTCCGGCACAGCTCCATCCAGGACCTGCAACCCGGCGGGGAAAAAGGCCTGATCGTGACCAACCCGCCCTACGGCGTGCGGCTTGCCGCCGCTCCGGACCTGGTCCGCGGTGTCGCCTCCGCGCTCACCCGGATGCACGGCTGGCGGGCCTGCCTGCTGGCCGGATCCGCGGAATACGAGCGCGCGATGCCCCTCCGGCCGGCCAGTAAAACCACCCTGCCCAACGGCGACATCGATTGCGACTTCCTTGTCTATGACATCCCGTGA
- a CDS encoding efflux RND transporter permease subunit: protein MILSNYAIKFRTAVFVFAVVLVIAGSVSYLRLPREGTPDITIPYVFISAYYEGTAPEEMEKLVTIPLEKQLNDVENIKEMRSTSGENYCSISIEFLAGGNIDLAKQRVKDKVDLAKPDLPDDLDEPVVDAFNFSSDFPVYIFTLSGPDDLDRLKNLAEDLQDQIEQLSGIKQAVLSGTREREIRVEIDLPRMIAYRIPLGLVMQRIAQENLTVSAGNIEMAGDKFQVRIPGEFKLVPEIRRILLTERDGRPVYLTDIAAVSDTFKDIASISRLNGKPCVTLSLKKRSGENAVALLKQVKRIIGQTQLPPDVVLTEVMDMSEYIDSMIKELENNVASGFILVVLVLLVFMGVRNALFVGLAIPFSMLMAFVLMAAQGTTLNMIVLFSLVLAVGMLVDNAIVIVENTYRHRTLGESRIDAARHGASEVAWPVITSTLTTLVAFWPLLAWPDVMGQFMGFLPKTLIVILSASLFVAMVINPAICSAFISARPRDRHEKPHWFIRGYERLLRAALRHRVPVMLLGFAFLILSVQVYAWRDLGVELFPEVEPRNCTVSLKFPQGTSIERTDAVLRDAERKLVKYQDIKFFLTTVGSSGGMIGGGAAEESHRGTIHVEFLKAGERQTNSLALLDAIRSDIGIVAGAELTVEREEEGPPTGAPVSIELSGDDFDTLESYAGEIVRAIESVPGLVDLQSDLEKALPEIQFHVDRARAALLGLDTGTIGHFLRMAIYGLESSRFRADEDEYDITLRLPEGQRNTMNLLDQVFIPAENGQNVPLSSLGQLEYTGGRGAIQRKNQKRVVTITGNNAGRGVDKILPDVQARVAGLNLPRGYRVDYTGDTEEMRESGAFLMRAFGVASGLILVILVIQFNSVLLPLIIFFSVILSMIGVMWGLLICGMKFGVIMTGVGVISLAGIVVNNAIVLIDCIEQRRAEGASMTESIVAAGRMRLRPVLLTASTTVLGLIPMAVGWSLEFHSWPPKFTAGAESSAWWAPMAVAVIFGLSLATVLTLVLVPAMVSIADSISGAFRKRFAPVDDLNPKPPPA, encoded by the coding sequence ATGATCCTCTCCAACTACGCCATCAAGTTCCGCACGGCGGTCTTCGTGTTTGCCGTTGTGCTGGTCATCGCCGGCTCGGTGAGCTACCTGCGGCTGCCCCGCGAGGGCACGCCGGACATCACCATCCCGTACGTCTTCATCAGCGCGTACTACGAGGGCACGGCCCCGGAGGAGATGGAGAAGCTGGTCACCATCCCGCTGGAGAAGCAGCTCAACGACGTGGAGAACATCAAGGAGATGCGCTCCACCTCGGGCGAGAACTACTGCAGCATTTCCATCGAGTTCCTCGCCGGCGGGAACATCGACCTGGCCAAGCAGCGGGTCAAGGACAAGGTGGACCTCGCGAAGCCCGACCTGCCCGACGACCTCGACGAGCCGGTCGTGGACGCCTTCAACTTCAGCTCGGACTTCCCGGTCTACATCTTCACCCTGTCGGGCCCGGACGACCTGGACCGCCTGAAGAACCTGGCCGAGGACCTGCAGGACCAGATCGAGCAGCTCTCCGGGATCAAGCAGGCCGTCTTGAGCGGCACGCGCGAGCGCGAGATCCGGGTCGAGATCGACCTGCCCCGGATGATCGCCTACCGCATCCCGCTCGGGCTGGTCATGCAGCGCATCGCCCAGGAGAACCTGACCGTCTCGGCCGGCAACATCGAGATGGCCGGCGACAAGTTCCAGGTGCGCATCCCGGGCGAGTTCAAGCTGGTGCCGGAGATCCGCCGCATCCTGCTGACCGAGCGGGACGGGCGGCCCGTGTACCTCACCGACATCGCGGCGGTGTCCGACACGTTCAAGGACATCGCCTCCATCTCTCGTCTCAACGGGAAACCTTGCGTCACCTTGAGCCTCAAGAAGCGCAGCGGCGAGAACGCGGTCGCCCTGCTCAAGCAGGTCAAGCGAATCATCGGGCAGACCCAACTGCCGCCCGACGTCGTCCTGACCGAGGTCATGGACATGTCGGAGTATATCGACTCGATGATCAAGGAGCTGGAGAACAACGTCGCCTCCGGTTTCATCCTCGTGGTCCTGGTGCTCCTGGTCTTCATGGGCGTACGCAACGCCCTGTTCGTGGGCCTGGCGATCCCCTTCTCCATGCTCATGGCGTTCGTGCTCATGGCCGCCCAGGGCACGACGCTGAACATGATCGTGCTCTTCAGCCTCGTGCTGGCCGTCGGCATGCTCGTGGACAACGCGATCGTCATCGTGGAGAACACCTACCGCCACCGGACGCTGGGCGAGTCGCGCATCGACGCCGCCCGCCACGGGGCGTCCGAGGTCGCCTGGCCGGTCATCACCTCGACCCTGACCACGCTGGTCGCCTTCTGGCCGCTCCTCGCCTGGCCCGACGTCATGGGCCAGTTCATGGGCTTCCTGCCGAAGACCCTGATCGTGATCCTCTCCGCCTCGCTCTTCGTGGCCATGGTCATCAATCCCGCGATCTGCTCGGCCTTCATCAGCGCGCGTCCGCGGGACCGGCACGAGAAGCCCCACTGGTTCATCCGGGGCTATGAGCGGCTGCTCCGCGCCGCCCTGCGCCACCGCGTCCCGGTCATGCTGCTGGGTTTCGCCTTTCTGATCCTGTCCGTGCAGGTCTACGCCTGGCGCGATTTGGGCGTCGAATTGTTCCCCGAGGTCGAGCCCCGCAACTGCACGGTGAGCCTGAAGTTCCCGCAGGGCACCAGCATCGAGCGGACCGACGCCGTCCTGCGGGACGCCGAGCGGAAGCTGGTGAAGTACCAGGACATCAAGTTCTTCCTGACCACCGTGGGAAGCAGCGGCGGCATGATCGGCGGCGGCGCGGCGGAGGAATCCCACCGCGGCACCATCCACGTGGAATTCCTGAAGGCCGGGGAGCGGCAAACCAATTCGCTGGCGCTGCTGGACGCGATCCGGAGCGACATCGGGATCGTCGCCGGGGCCGAGCTCACGGTCGAGCGCGAGGAGGAGGGCCCGCCGACCGGCGCTCCGGTGTCCATCGAGCTCTCGGGCGACGATTTCGACACGCTGGAATCCTACGCGGGCGAGATCGTCCGCGCGATCGAGTCGGTCCCGGGCCTGGTGGACCTGCAAAGCGACCTGGAGAAGGCGCTGCCCGAGATCCAGTTCCACGTGGACCGCGCCCGGGCCGCCCTGCTCGGGCTCGACACCGGGACCATCGGCCACTTTCTGCGCATGGCCATCTACGGGCTCGAGAGCAGCCGGTTCCGGGCAGACGAGGACGAGTACGACATCACCCTGCGCCTGCCCGAGGGCCAGCGGAACACCATGAACCTGCTCGACCAGGTCTTCATCCCCGCCGAAAACGGGCAGAACGTGCCCCTCTCCTCGCTGGGTCAACTCGAGTACACCGGCGGGCGCGGCGCCATCCAGCGCAAGAACCAGAAACGCGTGGTCACTATCACGGGCAACAACGCCGGGCGCGGCGTGGACAAGATCCTGCCCGACGTCCAGGCCCGCGTCGCCGGCCTGAACCTGCCCCGCGGCTACCGCGTGGATTACACCGGCGATACGGAGGAGATGCGCGAGTCCGGCGCCTTCCTGATGCGCGCCTTCGGCGTCGCCTCCGGACTCATCCTGGTCATCCTCGTGATCCAGTTCAATTCCGTCCTCCTCCCGCTGATCATCTTCTTCTCGGTGATCCTCTCCATGATCGGCGTCATGTGGGGCCTGCTGATCTGCGGCATGAAGTTCGGCGTGATCATGACCGGCGTCGGCGTCATCAGCCTCGCCGGCATCGTGGTCAACAACGCCATCGTGCTCATCGACTGCATCGAGCAGCGCCGGGCCGAGGGCGCGAGCATGACCGAGTCCATCGTCGCGGCCGGCCGCATGCGTCTGCGGCCGGTCCTCCTGACCGCCTCCACGACGGTGCTGGGCCTGATCCCGATGGCCGTCGGCTGGAGCCTCGAGTTTCACTCGTGGCCGCCGAAGTTTACGGCCGGCGCGGAATCCAGCGCGTGGTGGGCCCCCATGGCCGTCGCCGTGATCTTCGGCCTGTCCCTGGCCACCGTGCTCACGCTGGTTCTCGTGCCCGCGATGGTCAGCATCGCGGATTCCATCTCGGGGGCCTTCCGGAAGCGGTTCGCCCCGGTCGACGACCTGAATCCCAAGCCGCCGCCCGCCTGA
- a CDS encoding efflux RND transporter periplasmic adaptor subunit produces the protein MNTPPAPRSRKGAWLAWGGLLAVVALIVLFGALGKKPEEKPAPPEKAYAVRVEPVQPRTVSDEIRLPGVVEPLKEAVLGAERAGRVLALEAEKGAAVAEGQVLLRLDGRVWDAQVRRAEVESRDAERDLKRYRELEKTGAVSPSDYEAIERRRDMANITRDEAKIFLSQCEVRAPFPGVLNDRLVEVGDYAGEGQAVLRLIQTDRVKIGFDVPERDIPAVKKGDALAFTLSALPGRAFTGAITYVSGQAARESNSFRVELETANPGGEFKPGMIAEVTLVRRIRPDAIVVPLAAIVPRKGEHIVFIVEGDRAVRRRVQIDAMVGHDAVLSAGLSAGDALVIEGHRGLQDGRLVAIVGADAPATPPAAPDLSAGGSAKAEP, from the coding sequence ATGAACACCCCCCCTGCTCCCCGCTCCCGCAAAGGCGCCTGGCTCGCCTGGGGGGGCCTGCTGGCCGTCGTCGCCCTGATCGTGCTGTTCGGGGCGCTCGGCAAGAAGCCGGAGGAGAAGCCGGCGCCGCCGGAGAAGGCCTATGCCGTGCGCGTGGAGCCCGTGCAGCCCCGGACGGTGTCCGACGAAATCCGGCTTCCGGGCGTAGTCGAGCCGCTCAAGGAAGCGGTCCTGGGCGCCGAGCGCGCGGGCCGTGTCCTCGCGCTGGAGGCGGAGAAGGGCGCGGCCGTGGCGGAAGGCCAGGTCCTGCTCCGGCTGGACGGCCGGGTGTGGGACGCCCAGGTGCGCCGGGCGGAAGTGGAAAGCCGCGACGCCGAGCGCGACCTGAAGCGCTACCGCGAACTGGAGAAGACCGGGGCGGTCTCCCCCAGCGACTACGAGGCCATCGAGCGGCGGCGCGACATGGCGAACATCACCCGCGACGAGGCGAAGATCTTCCTCTCCCAGTGCGAGGTGCGCGCGCCGTTCCCGGGCGTCCTGAACGACCGCCTGGTCGAGGTCGGCGACTACGCCGGCGAGGGCCAGGCCGTGCTGCGGCTGATCCAGACGGACCGGGTCAAGATCGGGTTCGACGTGCCCGAACGGGACATCCCCGCCGTGAAAAAGGGCGACGCCCTGGCCTTCACGCTGTCGGCCCTGCCGGGCCGCGCCTTCACCGGCGCGATCACCTACGTGTCCGGCCAGGCCGCCCGGGAAAGCAATTCCTTCCGCGTGGAGTTGGAGACCGCGAATCCCGGCGGCGAGTTCAAGCCGGGCATGATCGCGGAGGTCACGCTGGTCCGCCGCATAAGGCCCGACGCCATCGTGGTCCCGCTGGCCGCCATCGTGCCGCGCAAAGGCGAGCATATCGTGTTCATCGTGGAGGGCGACCGCGCGGTGCGCCGGCGCGTGCAGATCGACGCGATGGTCGGGCACGACGCGGTGCTCTCCGCCGGCCTGTCGGCGGGCGATGCCCTCGTGATCGAGGGCCACCGCGGCCTCCAGGACGGGCGCCTGGTCGCGATCGTCGGGGCGGACGCCCCGGCGACGCCCCCCGCGGCACCCGACTTGTCCGCCGGAGGCTCGGCCAAGGCGGAACCCTAA
- a CDS encoding TolC family protein: MKMKRHVPRIAALLVAGAAAAAGDPAPRYTLEECLALGLRQSTDILKAREDVRIAETRITQVRSAVLPHLSAGAGYTRLDEVSAFDFDGERVEMGRLDNYSADAEVSQLLYSGGSVRAGLKAARVYRDMARLRLEQVAHDLARDIRTGFTDILLAQAAVKVQEESVAQIEDLVRQAEARVKKGTAPEFDLLSARVRLANETPALIRARKDLELAKASFRNLIQLGDGPFEVAGELEHRPEKKALADWQAAGRRDRPELLYQQRAIDLARLGIRAEQGTLQPQVRAHAAYQGLNPESGTAEDAWDWGWNAGVTLDWDIFDGGLRRAVILEKNLELAKSRADLDSLQRDVELEIQQQYLELATADETVAASRETVALAEKSLSIALARYETGLSTYLEYAAAQLSVSTARLTWLTALRDHMNALARLECASGLGPDPAKDDAR; encoded by the coding sequence ATGAAGATGAAACGGCACGTCCCGCGGATCGCGGCGCTGCTCGTGGCGGGCGCGGCTGCGGCGGCCGGCGATCCCGCCCCCCGCTACACGCTGGAGGAATGCCTGGCCCTCGGCCTGCGGCAGTCCACGGACATCCTCAAGGCCCGGGAGGACGTGCGGATCGCCGAGACCCGCATCACGCAGGTGCGCTCCGCCGTCCTGCCGCACCTCTCCGCCGGGGCCGGGTACACGCGGCTGGACGAGGTGTCCGCCTTCGATTTCGACGGCGAACGGGTCGAGATGGGGCGGCTGGATAACTACTCGGCCGACGCGGAGGTCAGCCAGCTGCTCTACTCCGGCGGCTCGGTGCGGGCGGGGCTGAAGGCGGCGCGGGTCTACCGGGACATGGCGCGGCTCCGCCTCGAGCAGGTCGCCCACGACCTGGCGCGCGACATCCGGACCGGGTTCACCGACATCCTGCTGGCCCAGGCCGCCGTGAAGGTGCAGGAGGAATCCGTCGCCCAGATCGAGGACCTGGTCCGTCAGGCGGAGGCGCGGGTGAAGAAGGGCACCGCGCCGGAGTTCGACCTGTTGAGCGCGCGCGTGCGGCTCGCCAACGAGACGCCCGCGCTGATCCGGGCGCGCAAGGACCTGGAGCTCGCCAAGGCCTCGTTCCGCAACCTGATCCAGCTGGGCGACGGCCCGTTCGAGGTGGCCGGCGAGCTCGAGCACCGGCCCGAGAAGAAGGCCCTCGCCGACTGGCAGGCGGCGGGCCGGCGGGACCGCCCCGAGCTCCTCTACCAGCAGCGGGCCATCGACCTCGCGCGGCTCGGTATCCGGGCCGAGCAGGGCACGCTGCAGCCGCAGGTGCGCGCCCACGCCGCCTACCAGGGGCTGAACCCGGAGAGCGGCACGGCGGAGGACGCCTGGGACTGGGGCTGGAACGCCGGCGTGACGCTGGACTGGGACATCTTCGACGGCGGCCTGCGCCGGGCCGTGATCCTCGAAAAGAACCTGGAGCTGGCCAAGTCCCGGGCCGACCTGGACAGTTTGCAGCGCGACGTCGAACTGGAGATCCAGCAGCAATACCTCGAGCTGGCCACGGCGGACGAAACCGTCGCCGCGAGCCGCGAGACCGTCGCGCTGGCCGAGAAGAGCCTTTCCATCGCCCTGGCGCGGTACGAGACCGGGCTGTCCACCTACCTGGAATACGCCGCGGCCCAGCTTTCCGTGAGCACGGCGCGCCTGACCTGGCTGACGGCGCTGCGCGATCACATGAACGCCCTCGCCCGCCTGGAATGCGCCAGCGGCCTGGGCCCCGACCCCGCAAAGGATGACGCCCGATGA
- a CDS encoding winged helix-turn-helix transcriptional regulator — MNAPVPSPRSLDRFLDRLCELMPRFMQAALLEERTLLSSGLVTLPQLWALAHLDRGGACPASNLARALRLTPPTVTALVDRLAALRLVCRHADPRDRRVVRVELTPLGRRRMAEFHAEKRKSARRHFGALSVRDRDTYLAVLAKLVRQAEADGIIPAWPISKKR, encoded by the coding sequence ATGAACGCACCCGTCCCGTCCCCGCGCTCGCTGGACCGGTTCCTGGACCGCCTGTGCGAGCTGATGCCGCGCTTCATGCAGGCGGCGCTCCTCGAGGAACGCACGCTGCTGTCCTCCGGCCTGGTCACCCTCCCCCAGCTCTGGGCGCTGGCGCACCTGGACCGCGGCGGCGCCTGCCCCGCCTCCAACCTGGCGCGGGCGCTGCGGCTGACGCCCCCGACGGTGACCGCCCTCGTCGACCGGCTCGCCGCCCTGCGGCTTGTCTGCCGCCACGCCGATCCCCGGGATCGGCGCGTGGTGCGTGTGGAACTCACGCCGCTGGGCCGGCGGCGGATGGCGGAATTTCACGCCGAGAAGCGCAAGTCGGCGCGGCGGCATTTCGGCGCCCTGTCCGTCCGGGACCGGGACACGTACCTCGCCGTGCTGGCCAAGCTGGTCCGGCAGGCGGAGGCCGACGGAATCATTCCTGCATGGCCGATAAGCAAGAAAAGATAA
- the icd gene encoding NADP-dependent isocitrate dehydrogenase, producing the protein MGYDKIRIPAAGEPLGTDAQGRLTVPDRPILPFIEGDGTGPDITRAALTAWNAAVEKAYGGARRVEWMEVYAGEKANAVYGKPVWLPPETLEACREFKVSIKGPLTTPVGGGIRSLNVALRQELDLYVCLRPVRWFEGVPSPVKHPERTDMVIFRENSEDIYAGIEWAAGTPEVKKVVDFLQREMGVKKIRFPGSSGIGIKPVSREGTARLVRAAIRYAIETGRPSVTLVHKGNIMKFTEGAFRDWGYQVAREEFGAEPLDGGPWHRLKNQRTGADLVVKDVIADAFLQQILTRPAEYSVIATLNLNGDYISDALAACVGGIGIAPGANINYDTGAAVFEATHGTAPKYANQDKVNPGSLILSGEMMFRYLGWTEAADLIVRGMERAIRQKTVTYDFARLMDGAREVKCSEFGKLVAENMRLNPEP; encoded by the coding sequence ATGGGCTACGACAAGATACGCATCCCCGCGGCCGGCGAGCCGCTGGGCACGGACGCGCAGGGGCGGCTGACGGTGCCCGACCGCCCGATCCTTCCGTTCATCGAGGGCGACGGGACCGGGCCGGACATCACGCGGGCCGCCCTGACGGCGTGGAACGCGGCGGTGGAAAAGGCCTACGGCGGGGCGCGGCGCGTGGAGTGGATGGAGGTCTACGCGGGCGAGAAGGCCAACGCGGTCTACGGGAAGCCGGTCTGGCTCCCGCCCGAGACGCTCGAGGCCTGCCGCGAGTTCAAGGTCTCGATCAAGGGCCCGCTGACCACGCCGGTCGGCGGCGGCATCCGCAGCCTCAACGTCGCCCTGCGGCAGGAACTGGACCTCTACGTGTGCCTGCGGCCCGTGCGCTGGTTCGAGGGCGTCCCCTCGCCGGTGAAGCACCCCGAGCGCACGGACATGGTCATCTTCCGCGAGAACTCCGAGGACATCTACGCGGGCATCGAGTGGGCCGCCGGCACGCCGGAGGTGAAGAAGGTCGTGGACTTCCTGCAGCGCGAGATGGGCGTGAAGAAAATCCGGTTCCCGGGCTCGTCCGGGATCGGCATCAAGCCCGTGTCGCGCGAGGGCACGGCGCGGCTCGTTCGCGCCGCGATCCGCTACGCGATCGAGACCGGCCGCCCGTCGGTCACCCTCGTCCATAAGGGCAACATCATGAAGTTCACCGAGGGCGCCTTCCGCGACTGGGGCTACCAGGTCGCCCGCGAGGAGTTCGGGGCCGAGCCCCTGGACGGCGGGCCGTGGCACCGGCTGAAGAACCAGCGCACCGGCGCGGACCTCGTCGTGAAGGATGTCATCGCGGACGCGTTCCTCCAGCAGATCCTGACCCGGCCGGCCGAGTACTCCGTGATCGCGACGCTGAACCTGAACGGCGACTACATCTCCGACGCGCTGGCCGCCTGCGTCGGCGGCATCGGGATCGCGCCCGGCGCGAACATCAACTACGACACCGGCGCGGCGGTCTTCGAGGCGACCCACGGCACCGCGCCGAAGTACGCGAACCAGGACAAGGTCAACCCCGGCTCGCTGATCCTGTCCGGCGAGATGATGTTCCGCTACCTCGGCTGGACCGAGGCCGCGGACCTGATCGTCCGCGGCATGGAGCGGGCGATCCGGCAGAAGACGGTCACCTACGATTTCGCGCGGCTCATGGACGGCGCGCGCGAGGTGAAATGCAGCGAATTCGGAAAACTCGTGGCGGAAAATATGCGCCTGAACCCTGAACCCTGA
- the rfaE2 gene encoding D-glycero-beta-D-manno-heptose 1-phosphate adenylyltransferase, giving the protein MRPAESKILAREAMACERARLRAAGKKLVFTNGAFDLLHAGHVTYLEFARGQGDALVVGLNSDASVRRYKGDKRPVNGQADRARVLAALECVDYVVVFNEDEPADLVAALVPDVLVKGADWAHYVSGRDIVEKAGGRVVLAPMVEGRSTSGMIARIAAAYGGEAKP; this is encoded by the coding sequence ATGCGCCCCGCGGAATCCAAGATCCTGGCAAGAGAAGCGATGGCCTGCGAGCGCGCCCGGCTGCGCGCGGCCGGCAAGAAGCTGGTGTTCACGAACGGCGCTTTCGACCTGTTACACGCGGGCCACGTAACCTACCTCGAGTTCGCGCGGGGGCAGGGCGACGCGCTGGTGGTCGGGCTGAATTCCGACGCGTCGGTCCGCCGCTACAAGGGCGACAAGCGGCCGGTCAACGGCCAGGCCGACCGCGCCCGCGTGCTGGCGGCGTTGGAATGCGTGGACTACGTCGTGGTCTTCAACGAGGACGAGCCCGCGGACCTGGTCGCGGCCCTGGTCCCCGACGTGCTGGTCAAGGGCGCTGACTGGGCGCACTACGTCAGCGGGCGCGACATCGTGGAAAAGGCCGGCGGCCGCGTGGTCCTGGCCCCGATGGTCGAGGGCCGGTCCACCAGCGGGATGATCGCGAGGATCGCGGCGGCATACGGAGGCGAGGCGAAGCCATGA